The following nucleotide sequence is from Triticum dicoccoides isolate Atlit2015 ecotype Zavitan chromosome 7B, WEW_v2.0, whole genome shotgun sequence.
TTGTTCCAGTTTCACCTATGATAAAGCTCAAAATGTGTTAGCACCACACTAAGTAGTCGAAGACGGAGCATTCCGATGTAAGTACTTACTGATATCAATATTAGTACCTCCTACGAAACCATGTTAGGCTATATCATAATAATTTGATGGGTAATATCACTATGAAATAAATAGTGGTACTTCAAGGACAACAAATGTGCAAATCAAGTAACAAATGATAAGCTATTCAAAAGCATTGTACCTCTTGTGTGTCCCGGCTGTTGGTTACCGGCTTGTGCTCATTGTTTTCAAGAATTATATGGCGGAAGAGATTATTTGGAACATCCTTCAGTATGTGCCAATTAACAGGGAACTGGCCAGTCCACTTATCTTGCTGCCAGTAGTCCACACTCTTCTCAAAATTCACCGGTCCAGTCATCTCCGCAACACCGCAGAACTGTGCGCTAGCGTTCACCTGCACATATTGGTCCAGTTTTCAATTCTCAGTGGAGAATATAAATGCAAGGAAACAAACATGAGATACTGAGAAAGCACTAATAGGGAAACAGGATAAGGCTTTAATTACCGAAAACAACAGAAAAATGGGACAGTGTTCTTCCTTCTTCACTTCATGATAAGCCCCATCTAGTTTCTTGTTTCCATTTGTGGTGCTAGCCCAAACACCATATTTGATGCTCTTGTGCACATTATCTTCGCTGTATGATTTTATGATAAAAAATCTAGCATTTTTGTACTCTAACAAAATCAGTCCTGTTGTATGACCCCTGGTCAAGTCCAGCAGAAGACTTCTCATCTTTACTGTTATCCTCTGGTTGCTTCTTAGGCCTGGTGGAACGTGGACCGCGGCTTTGCTCATTGAGGAAATCAAGTGAACCAACAAAGCTGCATAACAAAGGATTACCCCTCCCTCTCCTGCGCTCTTTGTCAACTGGAATCAAACTTCTACCATTCAGGCCATAGTCAGGGAAAGGACTCCCATAATTAGTGGTATGTGGGAAACTCCCACGATGAGAGAACCTTCTTCCATAAGAGTCACTAGGGGTTCCAAAACCATAGAAGGACTTCTGCTGAGGGGGCATCTGAAATTGGGAATAAACGGAAGTATTAGATCCTAGTAATAACGATATTTGATCCTGTCTTGTTTATAATCAATAATAGTGTTCTTGTCAAATTATCATATGCATAAGCA
It contains:
- the LOC119338786 gene encoding YTH domain-containing protein ECT4-like isoform X1, coding for MSKAAVHVPPGLRSNQRITVKMRSLLLDLTRGHTTGLILLEYKNARFFIIKSYSEDNVHKSIKYGVWASTTNGNKKLDGAYHEVKKEEHCPIFLLFSVNASAQFCGVAEMTGPVNFEKSVDYWQQDKWTGQFPVNWHILKDVPNNLFRHIILENNEHKPVTNSRDTQEVKLEQGQEMLKIFKDHEEDASILDDFDFYEEREKALLENKARLYQQQQISSSSIAEPKKPSTVPTDLVGHIAKNCSFLEPKKPLTVPTDMVGHITKTFAQAVRLGKAKSVSPLGKKGPAGDLSVAAKPVEVRESG